AGAGCATGGGTGACGTCGAAAATCACCGGTGCACCGTCAGAAACCTGCTTCATGACGCTGAAGCCCAGCATGTCGACAACCAGGTTGTCGTAGCCGAACTGCGTACCGCGATCGCAAAGAATAACTTTATCGTTGCCGCCTTCAGCGAACTTATCAACGATGTTGCCCATCTGCCCCGGGCTGACGAACTGAGGTTTCTTCACGTTGATGACCGCGCCGGTTTTCGCCATCGCTTCAACCAGGTCGGTCTGGCGAGCAAGGAATGCTGGCAGCTGAATAACGTCAACCACATCGGCAACCGGCTGCGCCTGGCTAGCTTCGTGGACGTCGGTGATGATTTTCACGCCGAAGGTCTGCTTCAGCTCCTGGAAAATCTTCATTCCCTCCTCCAGGCCTGGGCCACGGTAAGAGTGAATTGATGACCGGTTGGCTTTATCGAAAGAGGCTTTGAACACGTACGGGATACCCAGTTTTTGGGTCACGGTGACGTAATGCTCACAAATGCGCATCGCCAGGTCACGGGACTCCAGCACGTTCATGCCGCCAAACAGCACAAACGGCAGGTCGTTTGCGACGTTGATATCACCAATGCTAACCACTTTTTGTTTCATATGTTCGCCTTATCAGGTGTGAACTTAATGCAGGGTAATCTGCTTGTGCGCAATCGAGTTGATTTGCGCCTTAATCATTTCGCTAATCGGATCTTCCGGGCACTGCTCAACAAAGTAGCTCAAGTCGTTGAGCGCTACGTGCTCGCAGTCCAGCTGCGCATATATCAGGCCGCGGTCGCGGATCTCATAGGGATCTTCAGGATTAAACTGCAGCAGCACTTCGCTGGCGCGCAGCGCCATCTCCATCTGCCGCTCTTCCATCAATGCAGACTTGAGCGTATCAAGCAGCTTACGGATCACTTCCGCGTTGTCTGACTCATCAAGATCTTCCTCGAACAGCTCTGCCGTAGGGTTGATATTGCCCTTGATCCACACTTCCAGCGTGTGCTCGTCCAGCGTATCGCCGTTAAACGGATTGATGAGCCACATTTCTCCATCCATCCAGTCGGCGCGGAGGATAAGCTGCGTCGGGAAGATAACCGGCATCAGCGGAATATCGAGCTGCCCGGCGACCCACAGCAGTATCGCCCCAAGAGAGACGGCGCTCCCCTGACGGCTTTTTAAAACATTGTCGAGCCACAGGGCATCGGACAGGCGGTAAACGCCGCTGGAATCCGTAAAACCCCACTCTCCGTAAAAGAGCTCCAGCAGTTTTTCCAGCTGCAGATCGGGATGGGATGCCTGGCAAATTTCTTCTTTTGCCAGGCTGACCAGCTCCCTGAGCTGCGCTTCGACTTCTGCAACCGGGAAATCATTCCTGATCAGCTGCGAAATTAAAATCATGCCTTCGCACAGCGGTGCCTGATTAAATTCGAAATCGGCTAACGACTTCATACTAACCCCAATAGCGGTATTTTAGTGGTGGCGAGTTTTATGATGATGTAGAGCACCACCAACCCCAGCAGAAAAGCAAACCAACGGACCTGCTGGCTGCGCGGGCGTTTACCCAGCGCGATAAAACCTAAAGCGATATAGATAATAACGCCAAACAGCTTTTCAGTCAGCCACGTTCCCTGTGGGGTAAAAGGATAGAAATGCGTAATCATCACCAGCGCAACCCCGCTGACTAACAGCAGCGTGTCGTTGGCATGCGGCACGATGCGCACCCAACGCTTAGCGGACATCGCCGAGCCGCGATATTGCCACCAGTAGCGTAAAACAAACAGGCTGATTGAGAGTACGACGGTAATAATATGCAGATATTTGAGTGTGAAATAAGTCGCCAAAATGTCTGTTCCTTACTGATTCAAAGATAGCGTCCTGACGTCAGGCGATCGTTGCCGCCATAATCTTTGCTGGTTTCAACATCGGTAAAGCCTGCTTCCCGCAGCAGCCGCTGAACGCTTTCGCCCTGGGTCCAGCCGTGCTCGAGCACAAGCCAGCCGCCGGGTTCGAGAAAGCGACGCGAATCCCTGACCAGGGTTTGTAAATCGGCCAGGCCATGATTCTCCGCCACCAGCGCGCTTTTCGGCTCGAAACGGACATCCCCTTCGCGGAGGTGCGGATCGTTTTCATCGATATAGGGCGGGTTGCTGACAATCAGGGTAAAGCGCTGGTCATCAAGGGTATCAAACCAGTGGCTGTGCATCACATCGACGTTGGTTATGCCGAGATTTTCAGCGTTACTTCGCGCCAGCGCCACGGCCTCCGGCACCACATCCAGCGCCGTCACATGGCAGTCAGGGCGCTCGCTTGCCAGCGCAAGGGCAATCGCACCGGTTCCAGTGCCGAGATCCAAAATTGCACAGGGCGTATTCGGCAGCTTTGTTAGAGCGTGTTCAACCAGACATTCGGTGTCGGGACGCGGAATAAGCGTAGCCGGAGAGACGCGCAGCGGCAGGGACCAGAACTCACGCTCGCCAACAAGATGCGCAACCGGTTCTCCTCGCACGCGCCGCGCCAGCAGAGCCTCAAGGTCAGCTTGCTGGGCAGGCGTCAGCGTGGTTTCGCCGAATGCGAGAATGAAGGTGCGGGCTTTGCCGGTAACAAACCCAAGCAGGATTTCCGCATCCCGCTTTGGGCTTTCGCTCTGCGCCAGGCGCTGTACGGCCTGGCGAAGCCATAGCTGAAACTCCATTAATCCTGCTCGGACAGCGCCGCGAGCTGATCGGCCTGGAACTCCTGGACAATCGGCTCGATCAGGGCATCGATCTTACCTTCCATCACTTCATCCAGACGGTAAAGCGTCAGGTTGATGCGGTGGTCGGTCACACGTCCCTGCGGGAAGTTGTAGGTACGGTTGCGGTCGGAGCGGTCGCCGGAGCCCAGAAGGTTACGGCGGGTAGACGCCTCTTCCTGCTGACGTTTTGCCACTTCCGCAGCGCGAATACGCGCGCCCAACACGGAAAGCGCTTTCGCTTTGTTTTTATGCTGTGAGCGTTCGTCCTGGCACTCCACCACAATGCCGGTCGGCAAGTGGGTAATACGGATGGCGGAGTCGGTGGTGTTAACGTGCTGACCGCCAGCGCCCGAGGAGCGGAAGGTATCGATACGCAAATCCGCCGGATTGATGTCCGGCAGTTCCGCTTCCGGGATCTCCGGCATCACCGCCACGGTACAGGCGGAAGTATGAATACGGCCCTGGGATTCCGTGGCCGGAACGCGCTGCACGCGATGGCCGCCGGACTCAAATTTCAGTCGTCCGTAAACGCCGTCGCCGCTGATTTTAGCGATAACCTCTTTAAAACCGCCGTGTTCGCCTTCGTTAGCGCTGATAATCTCAACGCGCCAGCGGCGGGCTTCCGCATAGCGGCTGTACATGCGGAATAGATCGCCGGCAAACAGCGCGGCTTCATCACCGCCGGTACCGGCGCGGACTTCGACAAACGCGTTGCGCTCATCGTCGGGATCTTTTGGCAGCAGAAGCACCTGAAGCTGCTGCTCCAGCGCTTCGCTGCTGGTTTTGGCTTCGGCCAGCTCTTCCTGCGCCATTTCGCGCATTTCAGGGTCGCTAAGCATGCTTTCTGCGGTTTCAATGTCTTCCTGTACCTGGCGCCATTGCAGGAAACAGCGCGAAACATCGCTTAACTGGGCATATTCGCGAGACAGGGCGCGGAAGCGATCCTGATCGGCAATGGTCGATGCGTCGCCAAGCAGGGCCTGAACTTCTTCATGGCGCTCCTGCAAGGCTTCCAGTTTGGCAACAATAGAAGGCTTCATGGGCGGTGGTTCACCTTGTAATAAGAGTTGTGTGTGCTAATCCAGCCCGAGGCTGTTACGGAGAATTTGCAGGCGTTCATCGTCCCCGTCACGGGCGGCCTGCGTAAGCGATTTGGTTGGGGCGTGGATCAGGCGATTGGTCAGTTTCCATGCCAGATCCTGCAGTACGGATTCCGCGTCGCCGCCCTGTTGTAGGGCAGCCAGCGCTTTGGCGGCGAGGTCGTCTCTGACCTGCTCTGCCTGACTACGGTATTCGCGAATGGTCTCGGAGGCGCTTTGCGCGCGCAGCCAGGCCATAAACTCGCTGCACTCCTGAGCCACAATAGTTTCAGCCTCCACCGCCGCCGCTTTACGCTGGGCGAGGTTGCTCTGAATAATGGCCTGCAGGTCGTCCACGCTATAAAGATAGGCATTGGCAAGTTTGCCCACTTCAGGTTCGACATCGCGCGGGACGGCGATATCCACCAGCAGCATAGGCTGGTTGCGACGCGCTTTAAGCGCCCGCTCCATCATCCCTTTGCCGATAATCGGCAGCGGGCTGGCGGTGGAACTGATGATGATATCGGCATCTGCCAGACGTTGGTCAATGTCGCTCAGGCTAATCACTTCGGCGCCGACTTCGTCGGCCAGCACCTGAGCACGTTCGCGGGTGCGGTTGGCAATAATCATCTTCTCAACTTTATG
This region of Cedecea lapagei genomic DNA includes:
- the sirB1 gene encoding invasion regulator SirB1, which codes for MKSLADFEFNQAPLCEGMILISQLIRNDFPVAEVEAQLRELVSLAKEEICQASHPDLQLEKLLELFYGEWGFTDSSGVYRLSDALWLDNVLKSRQGSAVSLGAILLWVAGQLDIPLMPVIFPTQLILRADWMDGEMWLINPFNGDTLDEHTLEVWIKGNINPTAELFEEDLDESDNAEVIRKLLDTLKSALMEERQMEMALRASEVLLQFNPEDPYEIRDRGLIYAQLDCEHVALNDLSYFVEQCPEDPISEMIKAQINSIAHKQITLH
- the prmC gene encoding peptide chain release factor N(5)-glutamine methyltransferase, producing the protein MEFQLWLRQAVQRLAQSESPKRDAEILLGFVTGKARTFILAFGETTLTPAQQADLEALLARRVRGEPVAHLVGEREFWSLPLRVSPATLIPRPDTECLVEHALTKLPNTPCAILDLGTGTGAIALALASERPDCHVTALDVVPEAVALARSNAENLGITNVDVMHSHWFDTLDDQRFTLIVSNPPYIDENDPHLREGDVRFEPKSALVAENHGLADLQTLVRDSRRFLEPGGWLVLEHGWTQGESVQRLLREAGFTDVETSKDYGGNDRLTSGRYL
- the prfA gene encoding peptide chain release factor 1: MKPSIVAKLEALQERHEEVQALLGDASTIADQDRFRALSREYAQLSDVSRCFLQWRQVQEDIETAESMLSDPEMREMAQEELAEAKTSSEALEQQLQVLLLPKDPDDERNAFVEVRAGTGGDEAALFAGDLFRMYSRYAEARRWRVEIISANEGEHGGFKEVIAKISGDGVYGRLKFESGGHRVQRVPATESQGRIHTSACTVAVMPEIPEAELPDINPADLRIDTFRSSGAGGQHVNTTDSAIRITHLPTGIVVECQDERSQHKNKAKALSVLGARIRAAEVAKRQQEEASTRRNLLGSGDRSDRNRTYNFPQGRVTDHRINLTLYRLDEVMEGKIDALIEPIVQEFQADQLAALSEQD
- the kdsA gene encoding 3-deoxy-8-phosphooctulonate synthase, whose product is MKQKVVSIGDINVANDLPFVLFGGMNVLESRDLAMRICEHYVTVTQKLGIPYVFKASFDKANRSSIHSYRGPGLEEGMKIFQELKQTFGVKIITDVHEASQAQPVADVVDVIQLPAFLARQTDLVEAMAKTGAVINVKKPQFVSPGQMGNIVDKFAEGGNDKVILCDRGTQFGYDNLVVDMLGFSVMKQVSDGAPVIFDVTHALQCRDPFGAASSGRRAQVTELARAGMATGLAGLFIEAHPDPDNARCDGPSALPLAKLEAFLTQIKAIDDLVKNFAPLDTSH
- the hemA gene encoding glutamyl-tRNA reductase, producing the protein MTLLALGINHKTAPVSLRERVTFSPDTLDQALGSLLEQPMVQGGVVLSTCNRTELYLSVEQQENLHERLVRWLCEYHNLNEEEVRKSLYWHHDNDAVSHLMRVASGLDSLVLGEPQILGQVKKAFADSQKGHSRSSELERMFQKSFSVAKRVRTETDIGASAVSVAFAACTLARQIFESLSSVTVLLVGAGETIELVARHLREHKVEKMIIANRTRERAQVLADEVGAEVISLSDIDQRLADADIIISSTASPLPIIGKGMMERALKARRNQPMLLVDIAVPRDVEPEVGKLANAYLYSVDDLQAIIQSNLAQRKAAAVEAETIVAQECSEFMAWLRAQSASETIREYRSQAEQVRDDLAAKALAALQQGGDAESVLQDLAWKLTNRLIHAPTKSLTQAARDGDDERLQILRNSLGLD
- the sirB2 gene encoding invasion regulator SirB2; amino-acid sequence: MATYFTLKYLHIITVVLSISLFVLRYWWQYRGSAMSAKRWVRIVPHANDTLLLVSGVALVMITHFYPFTPQGTWLTEKLFGVIIYIALGFIALGKRPRSQQVRWFAFLLGLVVLYIIIKLATTKIPLLGLV